CTCGAACTGCTCGTCGGTGAGGTCGCCGGCGGCGTAGCGGTCTCTGAGGGTTTCGAGGGCGTCTCGAGTCTGCGGGTCGTCGACCCGTTCTGGGAGCTCGCCGTCGTCGAGATCGAGTCGCTCCCGCTCGTCCTCGTCCCACCACTCCTCGATGTCGTCCTCGTCGCCGTACAGCAACGCGACGAGCGGGACGACCACGATGTAGCCGAGCAACAGGACCGCCAGCCAGAGCGAGCCGCCGATGCCGGAGACCAGGAGCGCGAGCCAGAGACCGGTCACTAGCAGCGACGCGATCTCCGTGGCGTTGTTTCGCAGCCGGGTCCCCGGATCGTCGCGCATAGTATGCACTCCTCAGCCGACGCTGAAAGAGGTTTCTTTCGAGAAACGGGACCTGGAAGTCCGAACGAGTTACGCGGTCAGCTCCTCGAGCGCCTCGAGGGCGGCCTCGCGGACCGCCTCGCGCTCGCCCTGGAGGAACTCGACGTGGCCGTCCCGACCGCCGACGACGTGCACGCCGCCGTCGGGGACCGCCTCGCGGATCGCCTCGCCGAGTTCGCGGACGTCGATCCCGTCGGAAGCGCGGACGCGCAGTTCGTCCTCGTCGACGCCCAGCGTGAACGCGGCGTCCCGACGGCGGTGGAGCTCGTCGAGCAGCAGGTCCGTCGTCGGGAAGTCGAATCGGTGGGTGAACGCGGCCGTGTCGAGAACCGTGACCTCGGCGCCGCCGGCGTCGCGGCTCTCGAGGTTCTCGGTCGCCGTCTCGAGTTCGGTCTCGAGCTTGTCGCGGAACTGCCCGGAGACGTGGGCCGCGAGGTTGCCGTCCTGGGCTCGAGTCGCCTCGCCGTCGCCGAACAGCAGGTCGGTGACGAGCTCGCGCTTGTCCTTGTAGGACTGGTAGTACGCCTCGAGGGCGACGGCCTCGCGCCGCTCGGAGACGCCGGTCTCGTCGTAGCCGG
Above is a genomic segment from Natrononativus amylolyticus containing:
- a CDS encoding SHOCT domain-containing protein; this translates as MRDDPGTRLRNNATEIASLLVTGLWLALLVSGIGGSLWLAVLLLGYIVVVPLVALLYGDEDDIEEWWDEDERERLDLDDGELPERVDDPQTRDALETLRDRYAAGDLTDEQFEHKLERLLEVETVEDAAAWRRSRRAESTRDGGRESGEDRDRDFEYET